A single region of the Sorghum bicolor cultivar BTx623 chromosome 9, Sorghum_bicolor_NCBIv3, whole genome shotgun sequence genome encodes:
- the LOC8072532 gene encoding rop guanine nucleotide exchange factor 7: MARGSTGAGEEEEEERAASEALTADSADEEGRRGSSSSASSEAASSTVSYTYSPPDEWQQKVAIKTCVSVVSADVAVAGAGGADDGGNEKKPPRASEMEMMKERFSKLLLGEDMSGSGKGVCTALAISNAITNLCATIFGQLWRLEPLLPEKKAMWRREMDWLLCVSDHIVELVPTWQTFPDGTRLEIMTSRPRSDLYINLPALRKLDNMLLEILEGFRDAEFWYVDQGICAPDCDGSASYRRTFHRRDDKWWLPVPRVPHGGLCEATRRQVEHRRDCANQILKAAMAINSNALAEMDVPDSYLDSLPKNGRATLGDVIYRYITSDHFSPDCLLDCLDLSSEYQALEIANRVEASVYVWRRRGGGGGHGAAAKPASRAGAKSSWGIVKDMIMDTEKRDLLAERAEGLLISLKQRFPGLTQTSLDMSKIQYNKDVGKSILESYSRVLESLASNIIARIDDLLSVDELSKQSDSIPSAGVDAKIVCKINSSSSSSSKQAATVVPASGTPYATAYTTPSFSPAQLSSPSKIGRALLVDRRSHHVKGPAGATKRTTARSVADRAGVAEVVKGIVVGSAVFDVPTAVTAEM, translated from the exons ATGGCGAGAGGTAGCACGGGCgcaggcgaggaggaggaggaggagagggcgGCGAGCGAGGCGCTGACGGCGGACTCGGCCGACGAAGAGGGGCGACGCGGGAGCAGCTCCAGCGCCAGCTCCGAGgccgcctcctccaccgtctCCTACACTTACTCCCCGCCCGACGAGTGGCAGCAGAAGGTGGCCATCAAGACCTGCGTGTCGGTAGTGTCGGCCGACGTCGCGGTCGCGGGCGCGGGCGGGGCTGACGACGGCGGCAATGAGAAAAAGCCGCCGAGAGCCTCAG AGATGGAGATGATGAAGGAGAGGTTCTCGAAGCTTCTTCTCGGCGAGGACATGTCCGGGAGCGGCAAGGGCGTCTGCACCGCGCTCGCCATCTCCAACGCCATCACCAACCTGTGCG CGACGATATTCGGCCAGCTCTGGAGGCTGGAGCCGCTGCTGCCGGAGAAGAAGGCCATGTGGCGGCGGGAGATGGACTGGCTGCTCTGCGTCAGCGACCACATCGTCGAGCTCGTGCCCACGTGGCAGACGTTCCCGGATGGTACAAGGCTTGAG ATCATGACAAGCAGGCCACGGTCTGATCTGTACATCAACCTGCCGGCACTTCGGAAGCTAGACAACATGCTCCTC GAAATCCTGGAAGGATTCAGAGATGCCGAATTCTGGTACGTGGACCAGGGCATCTGCGCGCCGGACTGCGACGGTTCCGCGTCCTACCGGAGAACGTTCCACCGCCGCGACGACAAGTGGTGGCTCCCGGTGCCCCGCGTGCCCCACGGCGGCCTCTGCGAGGCCACGCGGAGGCAGGTCGAGCACCGGCGCGACTGCGCCAACCAGATCCTGAAGGCCGCCATGGCCATCAACAGCAACGCCCTGGCCGAGATGGACGTGCCGGACTCCTACCTCGACTCGCTGCCAAAG AACGGGCGCGCGACGCTGGGCGACGTCATATACCGGTACATCACCTCGGACCACTTCTCCCCGGACTGCCTCCTCGACTGCCTCGACCTGTCGTCGGAGTACCAGGCGCTGGAGATCGCCAACCGCGTCGAGGCCtccgtctacgtgtggcgccggaggggcggcggcggcggccacggcGCCGCCGCGAAGCCGGCGAGCCGTGCGGGCGCCAAGTCGTCCTGGGGCATCGTGAAGGACATGATCATGGACACGGAGAAGCGAGACCTGCTCGCCGAGCGCGCCGAGGGGTTGCTGATTTCGCTGAAGCAGCGGTTCCCCGGGCTCACTCAGACCAGCTTGGACATGAGCAAGATTCAGTACAACAAG GACGTGGGGAAATCGATCCTGGAGAGCTACTCGAGGGTGCTGGAGAGCCTGGCGTCCAACATCATCGCACGGATCGACGACCTGCTCAGCGTCGACGAGCTGAGCAAGCAGTCAGACAGCATTCCGTCCGCCGGCGTGGACGCGAAGATCGTCTGCAAgatcaacagcagcagcagcagcagcagcaagcagGCGGCCACGGTGGTGCCCGCCTCGGGCACGCCGTACGCGACGGCGTACACCACGCCGAGCTTCTCGCCGGCGCAGCTGTCGAGCCCGTCCAAGATCGGGAGGGCCCTGCTGGTCGACCGCCGGTCGCACCACGTCAAGGGGCCCGCCGGAGCTACTAAGAGGACAACGGCGAGGTCCGTGGCTGACCGCGCTGGCGTGGCGGAGGTCGTCAAGGGAATTGTGGTCGGCAGCGCCGTGTTCGATGTCCCGACGGCTGTCACAGCAGAGATGTGA